One Diospyros lotus cultivar Yz01 chromosome 1, ASM1463336v1, whole genome shotgun sequence genomic window carries:
- the LOC127801786 gene encoding homeobox-DDT domain protein RLT3 isoform X1 → MLTGGSTMAGRQKCNGSASAHNRGFISKSKGKKEEPKAHNLRVQSALLSADFILKKVFRKDGPPLGVAFDSLPSQAFRRCKKGSKNSHRSCQENQRALRGNKTSRNCDHSCDEKQRAVKRRKVPEPTLFDYQVCNKKSAAVKKHGIGKGLMTVWRAINPDGGDFPTGVNFNGEPAPFQISDSASKKPVVQERKSQKRQPVVRRFGKVTKLQEKKKPLINRRKVEGNNGEKQKQPPKEKCELALEGVRCQADLENFAMLVDDEELELRELQAGPNPLTCSAHFATNGLHSCSLCKDLLAKFPPNSVLMRPPLHMQPWGSSTEILKKLFKVFHFLYTYAAMLNISSFTLDEFAQAFCDKESMLLGKVHLALLKLLLSDVEMELSRGTFPHVSKNGKFLELLHSVEHQNSILEFWKKSVNSLTWAEILRQVFVSAGFGSKHAMLLKETHNKEVNWMVKYSLSPGTLKGELFNILSEKGNNGMKISDLAKCSKIVELNLAATANELERQICSTLSSDITLFEKISCSAYRLRFHSITKEAEFFELDPGDSGSVDDDSEENDRYNSGDDSEHDSGTSALSKFKRDGHSRNETNILSVHTEIDESHPGEAWLLGLMEGEYSDLSIEEKLNMLVALVDLLSAGSSVRMEDPMVPIAECVPCINHYACGAKIKRSSLKQQKLPTPFGHSGQMLTIKDTDKTSGFNPVDSSTCISKFCAKAKSCSQRKDGKDMEVKNDLHPMQSIFLGSDRRYNRYWLFLGPCDEYDPGHKRIYFESSEDGHWEVIDTEEALCTLLLALDSRGMREAQLLVSLKKREASLCQRMSNILVDTEIGQLSCSGQSGPNISREDSSSAVSDVDNNLCLTEVNKDFLALSTVVVLEKGSKEELQRQSWSRLQAFDAWLWNSFYSDLNAVKYSKRSYLDSLTRCESCHDLYWRDEKHCKTCHATFELDFDLEERYTIHVATCRDNIKTDIFPKHKVLSSQLQVLKAAVHAIEAVMPEGALVGAWTKSTHKLWVKRLRRTSNLAELLQVLADLVDAMNKECFPQCNFDMGSNSVLEEIIASFTTMPRTLSAIALWLTQLDTLVVFHLKGSC, encoded by the exons GGTCCAAGAATTCTCATCGCTCTTGCCAAGAAAACCAAAGAGCACTAAGGGGGAACAAGACATCCAGAAATTGTGATCATTCCTGTGATGAAAAGCAAAGAGCAGTCAAAAGGAGAAAG gTTCCCGAACCTACGCTCTTTGACTATCAAGTCTGCAACAAAAAGAGTGCTGCTGTGAAGAAACATGGTATCGGGAAAGGTTTGATGACTGTTTGGCGAGCAATCAATCCTGATGGTGGAGATTTTCCTACTGGTGTTAATTTTAATGGAGAGCCTGCCCCTTTCCAGATTTCTGATTCTGCTTCCAAAAAACCAGTTGTTCAAGAGAGAAAATCACAAAAACGACAACCTGTGGTG AGAAGATTTGGAAAAGTAACTAAActacaagagaagaagaaacccCTCATAAATAGAAGAAAG GTGGAAGGCAATAATGGTGAGAAGCAAAAGCAGCCACCCAAAGAAAAATGTGAACTTGCTTTAGAAGGAGTGAGATGCCAAGCAGATCTTGAAAATTTTGCCATGCTAGTTGATGATGAAGAGTTGGAGTTAAGAGAACTACAAGCAGGACCGAATCCACTAACATGCTCGGCTCATTTTGCTACCAATGGGTTGCATAGTTGTTCCCTTTGCAAAG ATTTGCTGGCTAAGTTTCCACCAAATTCTGTCTTGATGAGGCCACCGCTCCATATGCAGCCATGGGGTTCTTCAACagagattttaaagaaattgtttaAG GTCTTCCACTTCCTTTATACTTATGCTGCTATGCTCAATATATCTTCCTTCACCCTGGATGAATTTGCTCAAGCATTTTGTGACAAG GAATCAATGTTACTTGGGAAAGTTCATCTGGCCCTTCTCAAACTTCTTCTATCTGATGTTGAAATGGAGCTTAGTCGGGGAACTTTTCCTCATGTGAGCAAAAATGGCAAGTTCCTCGAGTTACTTCACTCA GTTGAACATCAAAATTCCATTCTGGAGTTCTGGAAGAAATCTGTAAACTCTTTGACATGGGCTGAAATATTGCGTCAAGTATTTGTATCGGCTGGTTTTGGTTCAAAACATGCTATGTTGCTGAAGGAAACTCATAACAAG GAAGTTAATTGGATGGTAAAGTATAGCTTAAGTCCTGGTACATTGAAGGGTGAACTGTTCAATATATTGTCCGAGAAAGGAAATAATGGAATGAAGATTTCTGATTTGGCCAAGTGTTCAAAG ATTGTGGAATTGAATCTTGCTGCCACTGCGAATGAACTTGAACGCCAAATATGCTCTACACTTTCTAGTGATATTACCTTGTTTGAAAAGATCTCATGTTCTGCATACCGTCTACGCTTCCATTCCATCACGAAGGAAgctgaattttttgaattggatCCTGGGGACTCTGGAAGCGTTGATGATGATTCTGAGGAGAATGACAGATACAACAGTGGTGATGACTCTGAGCATGATTCAGGGACATCAGCTCTGAGTAAATTCAAGCGCGATGGTCATTCTAGGAATGAGACTAACATTTTGAGTGTACACACTGAAATTGATGAGAGCCATCCAGGGGAAGCATGGTTGTTGGGACTCATGGAAGGTGAATATTCAGATTTAAGCATTGAGGAAAAGCTGAATATGTTGGTGGCTTTGGTTGATCTCCTTAGTGCTGGATCCAGTGTCAGAATGGAG GATCCCATGGTACCCATTGCAGAGTGTGTGCCTTGCATCAATCATTATGCTTGTGGAGCAAAAATAAAGCGGTCATCTCTGAAACAACAAAAGTTGCCAACTCCATTTGGACACTCTGGACAAATGCTTACTATAAAAGACACAGACAAAACATCTGGGTTTAATCCTGTTGATTCTTCAACATGTATCTCTAAGTTTTGTGCAAAGGCTAAATCCTGTAGTCAAAGGAAAGATGGGAAAGACATGGAAGTTAAAAACGATTTACATCCTATGCAGTCCATCTTTTTGGGTTCTGATCGTAGGTACAATAGGTACTGGCTTTTCCTGGGCCCTTGCGATGAATATGATCCAGGACACAAGAGGATTTACTTTGAATCTTCAGAAGATGGTCACTGGGAGGTGATTGATACTGAAGAG GCTCTCTGCACCTTATTGTTGGCTTTGGATAGTAGGGGTATGCGGGAGGCACAGCTTCTTGTATCTTTGAAGAAACGAGAAGCATCTCTGTGCCAGAGAATGTCCAATATTCTAGTTGATACTGAAATTGGGCAACTTAGCTGCTCTGGTCAATCGGGACCGAATATTTCCAGGGAAGACAGTTCTTCAGCTGTGTCTGATGTAGATAACAATCTTTGCCTGACTGAGGTAAACAAAGATTTCCTGGCTTTGTCTACTGTTGTAGTTCTTGAGAAGGGGAGCAAGGAAGAGCTGCAAAGACAATCATGGAGTCGTCTGCAAGCATTTGATGCATGGTTATggaattcattttattctgaTCTTAATGCTGTTAAATATAGCAAAAGATCTTATCTTGATTCACTTACTAGATGTGAATCTTGTCATGATCTTTACTGGCGAGATGAGAAGCACTGTAAGACTTGTCATGCCACATTCGAGCTTGATTTTGACTTGGAGGAAAGATACACCATACATGTCGCCACATGTAGAGATAACATAAAGACTGATATATTCCCAAAGCATAAAGTTCTATCATCACAGTTGCAAGTGCTCAAAGCTGCAGTGCATGCAATAGAG GCAGTTATGCCTGAAGGTGCATTAGTGGGTGCTTGGACTAAATCTACTCATAAACTATGGGTCAAACGACTAAGACGGACATCTAATCTGGCAGAGTTATTACAG GTTCTTGCTGATTTGGTTGATGCCATGAACAAGGAGTGTTTTCCTCAATGCAACTTTGATATGGGCTCTAATTCTGTTCTGGAAGAAATCATTGCAAGTTTTACAACTATGCCTCGAACTTTATCTGCAATTGCACTTTGGTTGACACAATTGGATACTTTGGTTGTTTTCCATTTGAAAGGCTCGTGCTGA
- the LOC127801786 gene encoding homeobox-DDT domain protein RLT3 isoform X2, whose protein sequence is MTVWRAINPDGGDFPTGVNFNGEPAPFQISDSASKKPVVQERKSQKRQPVVRRFGKVTKLQEKKKPLINRRKVEGNNGEKQKQPPKEKCELALEGVRCQADLENFAMLVDDEELELRELQAGPNPLTCSAHFATNGLHSCSLCKDLLAKFPPNSVLMRPPLHMQPWGSSTEILKKLFKVFHFLYTYAAMLNISSFTLDEFAQAFCDKESMLLGKVHLALLKLLLSDVEMELSRGTFPHVSKNGKFLELLHSVEHQNSILEFWKKSVNSLTWAEILRQVFVSAGFGSKHAMLLKETHNKEVNWMVKYSLSPGTLKGELFNILSEKGNNGMKISDLAKCSKIVELNLAATANELERQICSTLSSDITLFEKISCSAYRLRFHSITKEAEFFELDPGDSGSVDDDSEENDRYNSGDDSEHDSGTSALSKFKRDGHSRNETNILSVHTEIDESHPGEAWLLGLMEGEYSDLSIEEKLNMLVALVDLLSAGSSVRMEDPMVPIAECVPCINHYACGAKIKRSSLKQQKLPTPFGHSGQMLTIKDTDKTSGFNPVDSSTCISKFCAKAKSCSQRKDGKDMEVKNDLHPMQSIFLGSDRRYNRYWLFLGPCDEYDPGHKRIYFESSEDGHWEVIDTEEALCTLLLALDSRGMREAQLLVSLKKREASLCQRMSNILVDTEIGQLSCSGQSGPNISREDSSSAVSDVDNNLCLTEVNKDFLALSTVVVLEKGSKEELQRQSWSRLQAFDAWLWNSFYSDLNAVKYSKRSYLDSLTRCESCHDLYWRDEKHCKTCHATFELDFDLEERYTIHVATCRDNIKTDIFPKHKVLSSQLQVLKAAVHAIEAVMPEGALVGAWTKSTHKLWVKRLRRTSNLAELLQVLADLVDAMNKECFPQCNFDMGSNSVLEEIIASFTTMPRTLSAIALWLTQLDTLVVFHLKGSC, encoded by the exons ATGACTGTTTGGCGAGCAATCAATCCTGATGGTGGAGATTTTCCTACTGGTGTTAATTTTAATGGAGAGCCTGCCCCTTTCCAGATTTCTGATTCTGCTTCCAAAAAACCAGTTGTTCAAGAGAGAAAATCACAAAAACGACAACCTGTGGTG AGAAGATTTGGAAAAGTAACTAAActacaagagaagaagaaacccCTCATAAATAGAAGAAAG GTGGAAGGCAATAATGGTGAGAAGCAAAAGCAGCCACCCAAAGAAAAATGTGAACTTGCTTTAGAAGGAGTGAGATGCCAAGCAGATCTTGAAAATTTTGCCATGCTAGTTGATGATGAAGAGTTGGAGTTAAGAGAACTACAAGCAGGACCGAATCCACTAACATGCTCGGCTCATTTTGCTACCAATGGGTTGCATAGTTGTTCCCTTTGCAAAG ATTTGCTGGCTAAGTTTCCACCAAATTCTGTCTTGATGAGGCCACCGCTCCATATGCAGCCATGGGGTTCTTCAACagagattttaaagaaattgtttaAG GTCTTCCACTTCCTTTATACTTATGCTGCTATGCTCAATATATCTTCCTTCACCCTGGATGAATTTGCTCAAGCATTTTGTGACAAG GAATCAATGTTACTTGGGAAAGTTCATCTGGCCCTTCTCAAACTTCTTCTATCTGATGTTGAAATGGAGCTTAGTCGGGGAACTTTTCCTCATGTGAGCAAAAATGGCAAGTTCCTCGAGTTACTTCACTCA GTTGAACATCAAAATTCCATTCTGGAGTTCTGGAAGAAATCTGTAAACTCTTTGACATGGGCTGAAATATTGCGTCAAGTATTTGTATCGGCTGGTTTTGGTTCAAAACATGCTATGTTGCTGAAGGAAACTCATAACAAG GAAGTTAATTGGATGGTAAAGTATAGCTTAAGTCCTGGTACATTGAAGGGTGAACTGTTCAATATATTGTCCGAGAAAGGAAATAATGGAATGAAGATTTCTGATTTGGCCAAGTGTTCAAAG ATTGTGGAATTGAATCTTGCTGCCACTGCGAATGAACTTGAACGCCAAATATGCTCTACACTTTCTAGTGATATTACCTTGTTTGAAAAGATCTCATGTTCTGCATACCGTCTACGCTTCCATTCCATCACGAAGGAAgctgaattttttgaattggatCCTGGGGACTCTGGAAGCGTTGATGATGATTCTGAGGAGAATGACAGATACAACAGTGGTGATGACTCTGAGCATGATTCAGGGACATCAGCTCTGAGTAAATTCAAGCGCGATGGTCATTCTAGGAATGAGACTAACATTTTGAGTGTACACACTGAAATTGATGAGAGCCATCCAGGGGAAGCATGGTTGTTGGGACTCATGGAAGGTGAATATTCAGATTTAAGCATTGAGGAAAAGCTGAATATGTTGGTGGCTTTGGTTGATCTCCTTAGTGCTGGATCCAGTGTCAGAATGGAG GATCCCATGGTACCCATTGCAGAGTGTGTGCCTTGCATCAATCATTATGCTTGTGGAGCAAAAATAAAGCGGTCATCTCTGAAACAACAAAAGTTGCCAACTCCATTTGGACACTCTGGACAAATGCTTACTATAAAAGACACAGACAAAACATCTGGGTTTAATCCTGTTGATTCTTCAACATGTATCTCTAAGTTTTGTGCAAAGGCTAAATCCTGTAGTCAAAGGAAAGATGGGAAAGACATGGAAGTTAAAAACGATTTACATCCTATGCAGTCCATCTTTTTGGGTTCTGATCGTAGGTACAATAGGTACTGGCTTTTCCTGGGCCCTTGCGATGAATATGATCCAGGACACAAGAGGATTTACTTTGAATCTTCAGAAGATGGTCACTGGGAGGTGATTGATACTGAAGAG GCTCTCTGCACCTTATTGTTGGCTTTGGATAGTAGGGGTATGCGGGAGGCACAGCTTCTTGTATCTTTGAAGAAACGAGAAGCATCTCTGTGCCAGAGAATGTCCAATATTCTAGTTGATACTGAAATTGGGCAACTTAGCTGCTCTGGTCAATCGGGACCGAATATTTCCAGGGAAGACAGTTCTTCAGCTGTGTCTGATGTAGATAACAATCTTTGCCTGACTGAGGTAAACAAAGATTTCCTGGCTTTGTCTACTGTTGTAGTTCTTGAGAAGGGGAGCAAGGAAGAGCTGCAAAGACAATCATGGAGTCGTCTGCAAGCATTTGATGCATGGTTATggaattcattttattctgaTCTTAATGCTGTTAAATATAGCAAAAGATCTTATCTTGATTCACTTACTAGATGTGAATCTTGTCATGATCTTTACTGGCGAGATGAGAAGCACTGTAAGACTTGTCATGCCACATTCGAGCTTGATTTTGACTTGGAGGAAAGATACACCATACATGTCGCCACATGTAGAGATAACATAAAGACTGATATATTCCCAAAGCATAAAGTTCTATCATCACAGTTGCAAGTGCTCAAAGCTGCAGTGCATGCAATAGAG GCAGTTATGCCTGAAGGTGCATTAGTGGGTGCTTGGACTAAATCTACTCATAAACTATGGGTCAAACGACTAAGACGGACATCTAATCTGGCAGAGTTATTACAG GTTCTTGCTGATTTGGTTGATGCCATGAACAAGGAGTGTTTTCCTCAATGCAACTTTGATATGGGCTCTAATTCTGTTCTGGAAGAAATCATTGCAAGTTTTACAACTATGCCTCGAACTTTATCTGCAATTGCACTTTGGTTGACACAATTGGATACTTTGGTTGTTTTCCATTTGAAAGGCTCGTGCTGA